In Alkalispirochaeta americana, one DNA window encodes the following:
- a CDS encoding transposase, producing YRLNTGVLEGMNNKIKVIKRVAYGFRDDEYFFLRIRHAFPGIRR from the coding sequence TACCGGCTGAATACCGGTGTTCTCGAAGGTATGAACAACAAGATCAAGGTGATCAAACGGGTCGCCTATGGCTTCCGGGACGACGAATATTTCTTCCTTCGCATCCGTCACGCATTCCCCGGAATTCGACGATGA
- a CDS encoding 6-hydroxymethylpterin diphosphokinase MptE-like protein yields MVPGLLLLGNIGGVYPGSPGKAPETCRGLLSMTTLLRNIAALETVSPELATQLLQESPSDELATLTTRDGHRSFRLTDSDGGKALHSRYAPMREAEKIADSLNTRAGNSAPATLILLGLGGGFLAHAGIQRLSGTTILVVERSPQVLRRILQEVDLSREILTGRLFFALDPAEAATTLEMIHVPAIRDGLQTIPLQAWTDHPRNRDHFRACLAAIQKKLQALAQDTLTIGTFSRRWLSHTLHNSYRFHSSSRGTSSSWERLRRSTAGEQLVVLAAGPSLEPWLDTLTSLPRTKLLATDTALPALLQRGIIPAGVVLLDPQTWSLLHLRQTLPEETWLLADAGAAPAAACRTTGDHLVWYCGNHPLHHLLLRAGASVTPLPYPPESVTEAAVLLARLLGASRVEVAGSDGGFPRGKTYCRGTYHYHLAHRSSRRLLPEEHFFAHRVYPAATPSPRSRDHTPRDRPFFSTPAMASRTGRIARARNISRDLPLASPALPSPPEEFSAHRFWKLHLRELATVIERLQALGREATIPAPVLLEALGHHGRAHLPLLLRRQRPLPEEHHLRPDSFPTLDHPALSRSSIVEELEKIRGFILEESNRYSLMR; encoded by the coding sequence ATGGTACCGGGGCTCCTCCTCCTGGGAAACATCGGCGGCGTCTACCCGGGAAGCCCTGGAAAAGCTCCTGAAACTTGTCGGGGCCTTCTCTCCATGACCACCCTCCTGCGGAATATTGCCGCCCTGGAGACGGTCAGTCCCGAACTGGCCACCCAGCTTCTCCAGGAATCTCCCTCGGACGAACTGGCCACCCTGACCACCCGCGACGGCCACAGGAGCTTTCGACTCACCGACAGTGACGGAGGAAAGGCTCTGCACTCACGCTACGCCCCCATGAGGGAGGCTGAGAAAATTGCAGACAGCCTGAACACCAGAGCCGGGAACAGTGCTCCGGCAACTCTCATACTCCTGGGCCTGGGCGGGGGCTTTCTGGCCCATGCCGGTATTCAGAGGCTTTCTGGAACGACAATCCTGGTGGTGGAGCGATCCCCCCAGGTGCTGAGAAGGATACTCCAGGAGGTGGACCTCTCCCGGGAAATACTCACGGGCAGGCTTTTTTTTGCCCTGGATCCCGCCGAGGCGGCGACCACCCTGGAGATGATCCATGTTCCGGCGATCCGCGATGGTCTGCAGACCATTCCCCTCCAGGCCTGGACGGACCACCCCCGAAACAGGGACCACTTTCGGGCCTGCCTTGCAGCAATCCAGAAGAAACTCCAGGCTCTGGCCCAGGATACCCTCACGATCGGCACCTTCAGTCGACGCTGGCTCTCCCACACCCTTCATAACAGCTACCGTTTCCACTCATCTTCCCGGGGAACATCGTCATCCTGGGAGCGCCTGCGCCGAAGCACTGCTGGAGAACAACTGGTTGTCCTTGCGGCAGGACCGAGCCTGGAACCCTGGCTCGACACCTTGACCTCCCTGCCACGAACAAAACTCCTTGCCACGGACACGGCCCTTCCGGCGCTCCTGCAACGGGGGATCATTCCCGCCGGGGTGGTGCTTCTGGACCCCCAGACCTGGAGCCTGCTCCATCTCCGGCAGACCCTGCCGGAAGAAACCTGGCTCCTGGCCGATGCCGGAGCAGCCCCGGCGGCAGCCTGCAGAACCACCGGGGACCACCTCGTCTGGTATTGCGGAAACCACCCCCTGCACCACCTGCTCCTGCGGGCCGGAGCCTCCGTAACACCTCTACCCTACCCGCCGGAGTCCGTCACGGAAGCTGCCGTTCTCCTGGCCCGGCTCCTTGGCGCATCCCGGGTGGAGGTGGCTGGATCCGACGGCGGGTTTCCCCGGGGAAAGACCTATTGCAGAGGGACCTACCATTATCACCTGGCCCATCGCAGCTCCCGCCGTCTTCTTCCGGAAGAGCACTTTTTCGCTCACCGGGTATACCCCGCCGCGACTCCATCCCCCCGCTCCCGGGACCATACGCCCCGGGACCGCCCCTTTTTTTCTACCCCCGCCATGGCCTCACGCACTGGACGGATAGCCCGGGCCAGAAATATCTCCCGGGATCTCCCCCTCGCCTCCCCGGCGCTGCCGTCTCCCCCGGAAGAATTTTCCGCCCACCGGTTCTGGAAACTGCACCTGCGGGAGCTGGCAACGGTAATAGAACGACTTCAGGCTTTGGGACGGGAGGCGACAATCCCTGCACCGGTCCTCCTGGAGGCCCTGGGACACCACGGAAGAGCCCATCTCCCCCTTCTGTTGCGCCGCCAACGCCCCCTGCCCGAAGAACATCACCTCAGGCCAGACAGTTTCCCCACGCTGGATCATCCAGCCCTGTCACGCAGCTCCATCGTCGAAGAACTGGAAAAGATAAGGGGTTTTATTTTGGAAGAAAGTAACCGATACTCATTAATGAGATGA
- a CDS encoding lipase chaperone, translating to MKNSSWHRVLLYGYATAVAVAFFAIALWAGWEVRNLRNTREDLAQKSFDALSLEAASLWQSQNLPEAARLFSEHLASTSSEEGFHRGGVPGEIRIILQDAQLDYLWAAGSTYFGESPSGPPQAESSLRDYRRYSRSFAMPQGPGRIITATYPLLFRKDLYPILKRALKASLVILACTASVTLGVFLQGRRQKKAARSSAGAPSREADPAAPRDTTPPRESPTPETTPSEGLSSGLQPGPLLEERLASELERAGFSEEDLTVVLFEFTQGTRGDQSYRENARAVLSFFSLPDLCFEYELHGAAVLIPNTTLADALAMVERFQRYYWGERLGWNRSTADFSCGASSRAVRFVQADRLLAECAEALRRSKSTSGRIIGFQPDPQKYRDYLIDLENREHPGKQKSRRPSSHQEPHRPGES from the coding sequence ATGAAAAACAGCTCTTGGCACAGAGTTCTCCTCTACGGCTACGCTACAGCGGTGGCGGTCGCCTTTTTTGCAATTGCCTTATGGGCAGGATGGGAAGTTCGCAACCTCCGCAACACTCGCGAGGATCTGGCACAAAAAAGCTTTGACGCCCTCTCTCTTGAGGCGGCATCGCTCTGGCAAAGCCAGAATCTTCCCGAAGCTGCCCGGCTCTTCTCGGAACATCTTGCCTCCACCTCCAGCGAGGAAGGATTCCATCGCGGAGGAGTCCCCGGCGAGATACGCATCATCCTTCAAGACGCGCAACTGGATTATCTCTGGGCCGCCGGAAGCACCTACTTTGGCGAATCCCCAAGCGGGCCACCCCAGGCTGAATCGTCCCTTCGGGACTATCGCCGGTACTCCCGAAGTTTTGCCATGCCCCAGGGGCCCGGGCGGATCATCACCGCTACATACCCCCTGCTCTTTCGGAAGGACCTCTATCCCATCCTGAAACGGGCCCTGAAGGCATCACTGGTCATTCTGGCCTGTACTGCCTCGGTGACTCTCGGGGTGTTTCTCCAGGGGCGGCGGCAAAAGAAAGCCGCCAGGAGCTCCGCAGGAGCCCCCTCTCGTGAGGCAGATCCTGCCGCGCCACGCGACACCACGCCACCACGGGAGTCCCCGACCCCGGAGACAACACCATCGGAGGGTCTTTCTTCAGGCCTTCAGCCCGGCCCCCTGCTGGAAGAGCGCCTGGCCTCGGAACTGGAGCGGGCAGGATTCTCCGAGGAGGATCTTACGGTGGTCCTCTTTGAGTTCACGCAAGGAACCCGGGGCGATCAAAGCTACCGGGAGAACGCCCGGGCGGTACTCTCCTTCTTCTCGCTGCCCGATCTGTGCTTTGAATACGAATTACACGGCGCTGCCGTCCTGATTCCCAACACAACCCTGGCCGACGCCCTGGCTATGGTGGAGCGGTTTCAGCGCTACTACTGGGGAGAGCGGCTCGGTTGGAACCGCTCTACGGCAGACTTCTCCTGCGGGGCATCCTCCCGTGCGGTGCGGTTTGTCCAGGCCGATCGCCTCCTGGCAGAATGTGCCGAAGCACTGCGGCGCAGCAAGAGCACATCGGGCAGGATCATAGGCTTTCAACCGGACCCGCAAAAATACCGGGATTACCTCATAGATCTTGAGAATCGGGAACATCCCGGGAAGCAGAAGAGTCGGAGACCTTCGAGTCATCAAGAACCCCATCGTCCTGGGGAATCTTGA
- a CDS encoding ribonuclease Z — MNMEAFILGCGGMMPLPNRHLTSVLLRREGEVFLFDCGEGTQVSLRALNLKWKKISAIFISHTHADHITGLPGMLMLSSQVDRQDPLFLIGPPRLAEYVEANRRALEMHINYEIRVQEIQDPSLPQDVFFGEGYRVRAFPLKHSRVCVGYSFIEDVRPGVFHPERAEAAQVPRGALWAQLQRGEAVQNAVGEVVTADMVLGPPRRGRKFTFMTDTLPVASAMPHIAGSDLLISEGMFDEANRESAMAKKHMTAADAARLARGAGGIKQMGLIHYSPRFTYGELKVLQREAREIFPETFLTRDHMTIKIPQDDGVLDDSKVSDSSASRDVPDSQDL, encoded by the coding sequence ATGAACATGGAAGCCTTTATTCTCGGTTGCGGCGGTATGATGCCCTTGCCGAATCGGCATCTCACCTCGGTGCTTCTGCGTCGCGAGGGAGAGGTCTTTCTCTTTGATTGTGGCGAAGGTACGCAGGTGAGCTTGCGTGCCTTGAACCTGAAATGGAAAAAGATCAGCGCCATCTTTATTTCTCATACCCACGCTGATCACATAACGGGGCTTCCCGGCATGCTCATGCTTTCAAGCCAGGTCGATCGGCAGGACCCCCTCTTTCTCATCGGCCCGCCCCGCCTGGCCGAGTACGTCGAGGCAAACCGGCGGGCTCTTGAGATGCACATCAACTATGAAATCCGGGTTCAGGAGATCCAGGATCCCTCCCTCCCCCAGGATGTGTTTTTCGGCGAGGGCTACCGGGTCCGGGCGTTTCCGCTCAAACATTCCCGGGTCTGCGTGGGCTACAGCTTCATCGAGGATGTCCGGCCGGGAGTGTTTCACCCCGAGCGGGCCGAGGCGGCCCAGGTTCCCCGGGGTGCTCTCTGGGCACAGCTTCAGCGGGGCGAGGCCGTGCAGAACGCCGTCGGTGAGGTTGTTACGGCTGATATGGTGCTGGGGCCGCCCCGAAGAGGCCGGAAGTTTACCTTCATGACCGATACGCTTCCTGTGGCTTCGGCGATGCCTCACATAGCCGGTTCAGATCTTCTGATAAGCGAAGGAATGTTCGACGAGGCAAACCGGGAGAGCGCCATGGCAAAGAAGCACATGACCGCCGCCGATGCAGCCCGTCTGGCTCGGGGAGCCGGGGGAATAAAACAGATGGGGCTCATTCACTACAGCCCCCGCTTTACCTATGGGGAACTGAAGGTCCTCCAGAGGGAAGCCCGGGAGATCTTTCCCGAGACCTTTCTTACGAGGGATCACATGACTATCAAGATTCCCCAGGACGATGGGGTTCTTGATGACTCGAAGGTCTCCGACTCTTCTGCTTCCCGGGATGTTCCCGATTCTCAAGATCTATGA
- the hisS gene encoding histidine--tRNA ligase has product MKGFRDFLPPAEIRRKELVRILEDTFRSFGFVPIDTPLLEYAEVLLGKGGGETDKQVYRFNDHGGRDVALRFDLTVPFARYMAMHRNELTLPFKRFHINKVFRGENTQRGRYREFTQCDFDIVGTSSVSADLEIILMITAAFRALKIPGVTVHISHRGIFNRFLQAHDVENKSVEILRTVDKLRKVGADETRQTLTSLTSAEVAEKTLAFIGASGTFQEILSTLESLAGGPCPESQTLREIGEALETLVPPGTVVLDSSITRGLDYYTGVVFETFLKGAEGIGSVCSGGRYDDLVSLYSKESMPGVGASIGLDRLIAGLEELGQLPGDAAAADVLITMQDTALTGHYHALGQRLRAAGIRCEVFPEAQKLGRQFAFAERRAIPLALVCGPREYQEGTVNLRVLATRENHQDLTEKTALETIQRLLT; this is encoded by the coding sequence TTGAAGGGTTTCCGGGATTTTCTTCCTCCCGCCGAAATCCGCCGGAAAGAACTGGTACGCATCCTGGAGGACACCTTTCGCTCCTTTGGCTTTGTCCCCATCGATACTCCCCTGCTGGAATACGCCGAGGTGCTTCTGGGCAAGGGCGGGGGCGAGACAGACAAACAGGTCTATCGATTCAACGATCACGGGGGACGCGATGTGGCGCTTCGCTTCGATCTGACCGTTCCCTTTGCCCGCTACATGGCGATGCACCGCAATGAACTGACCCTTCCCTTCAAGCGGTTTCATATCAACAAAGTCTTTCGTGGCGAGAACACCCAGCGAGGCCGCTACCGGGAGTTCACCCAGTGCGACTTTGACATCGTCGGAACCAGCAGCGTCTCGGCCGATCTGGAGATAATTCTCATGATCACCGCGGCCTTCAGGGCCCTCAAAATACCGGGCGTGACAGTTCATATCTCGCACCGGGGAATCTTCAACCGCTTTCTTCAGGCTCATGATGTGGAAAACAAGAGCGTGGAAATTCTCCGCACCGTGGACAAACTCCGCAAAGTAGGAGCCGACGAAACACGGCAAACCCTGACCTCCCTGACGTCGGCCGAGGTAGCCGAGAAAACCCTGGCCTTTATCGGAGCATCAGGAACGTTTCAGGAGATTCTCTCAACTCTGGAATCCCTCGCAGGAGGGCCATGCCCCGAAAGCCAAACCCTGCGAGAGATCGGAGAAGCCCTGGAGACACTGGTCCCCCCGGGGACAGTGGTACTGGATTCTTCGATCACCCGGGGGCTCGACTACTACACAGGCGTAGTCTTTGAGACCTTTCTGAAGGGAGCCGAAGGGATCGGCTCGGTCTGCTCCGGCGGCCGCTACGACGACCTGGTCTCGCTCTACAGCAAGGAATCCATGCCCGGCGTGGGCGCCTCAATCGGCCTGGACAGGCTCATTGCAGGACTCGAGGAGCTGGGTCAACTTCCTGGTGACGCCGCAGCAGCGGACGTGCTGATTACCATGCAAGACACCGCCCTGACGGGTCACTACCACGCCTTGGGCCAGCGCCTGCGCGCCGCAGGCATCCGGTGCGAAGTCTTCCCCGAGGCGCAAAAACTTGGACGTCAGTTCGCCTTTGCCGAGCGCAGGGCAATCCCCCTGGCCCTTGTCTGCGGCCCCCGGGAATATCAGGAAGGAACGGTGAACCTGCGCGTCCTGGCCACCCGGGAGAATCACCAGGACCTTACCGAAAAGACCGCACTGGAGACAATACAAAGGCTCCTGACGTAA
- a CDS encoding helicase-related protein produces the protein MKSTDLPVYQQRERILKALQDHRVVVVESPTGSGKTTQLPIILHEAGYAAQGVIGITQPRRIAAVSVSAFVARQLESPMPGLVGYKMRFDDHTTPETRIKIMTDGILLQEIKADQHLSEYSVIMVDEAHERSLNIDFVLGLLKRALTLREDLRVIVSSATINTTVFSEYFDSCPVVSIDTPMYPVQVIYDDPLGPALRANLHQERSFREDREEPRSLREASYDARLNQITDIVARVMEEEETPGDFLIFLPGEQMIKDCITRLYSQPFHGNLQILPLYGRLSKEEQDAVFPPPPEGKTKVVVATNIAETSITINGVTLVIDSGLAKTNHYNPRTYTSALIEGPIARAGADQRKGRAGRTQPGRCYRLYSKQDYENRPLFPEDEIYRTDLSEVVLRMAELGIRDFENFDFISSPGRGNILGAVETLRLLDAIDDTRELTTTGRMMAVFPLLPRHSRIILEAINRFPQVLEEVITAVAFLTSATPFILPPGEEVEARQAHHRYRDELGDFVSYLRLFAGYQDARNPTAFCQSRYLDPRTMAEIVNVQKQLKEIVSDMDIPVLAGGPRSDYLTAIGRGLIQFVCIHTGRGVYQSLTAERIQIHPGSGLFRESPPFIVAGEIVRTSKTYARSVSPLRKEWVRKISEDLYRGLCTEIAGGGKKKARSDENHPGEKRSASRRDTTWQIQLGEHTIPLKPYKGKKKIACIPYDTLTALGRKGETIPRESSTGAVRVRVELGKHSLLEGLKLSTLLRIAPYLPASPKICASWPGKDALEMPEKAPELLRFLENILALAPVKRSHHQLGFIALYCSRDSHYWFKPNRGFLNAVAESLASLEQLIDELQEASCPPGQIEKVSALYRRLSQILEQV, from the coding sequence ATGAAATCCACAGATCTTCCTGTTTACCAGCAGCGGGAACGCATCCTGAAGGCTCTCCAGGACCACCGGGTTGTGGTCGTGGAGAGCCCCACGGGGAGCGGCAAAACCACCCAGTTGCCGATAATCCTCCACGAGGCAGGGTACGCAGCGCAGGGCGTCATCGGCATCACCCAGCCCCGGCGAATAGCGGCTGTTTCGGTGAGCGCCTTTGTCGCCCGCCAGCTGGAGAGCCCCATGCCCGGCCTGGTGGGCTACAAGATGCGCTTCGACGATCACACCACCCCCGAGACGCGAATCAAGATTATGACCGACGGGATTCTCCTGCAGGAGATCAAAGCTGATCAGCATCTTTCTGAATACAGCGTCATCATGGTGGACGAGGCCCACGAGCGAAGCCTCAATATCGACTTTGTCCTGGGCCTCCTCAAGCGCGCCCTGACCCTGCGGGAAGATCTTCGTGTCATTGTTTCGTCGGCCACGATCAATACCACCGTTTTCAGCGAGTATTTCGATTCCTGCCCGGTGGTCTCAATCGACACACCCATGTACCCCGTTCAGGTAATCTACGATGACCCTCTGGGTCCGGCGCTCCGGGCAAACCTTCATCAGGAGCGATCATTCCGGGAAGACCGCGAAGAACCCCGATCCCTCCGGGAGGCCTCCTACGACGCCCGATTGAACCAGATAACGGACATCGTCGCCCGAGTTATGGAAGAGGAAGAAACTCCGGGCGATTTTCTGATCTTCCTGCCGGGAGAGCAGATGATCAAGGACTGCATCACCCGCCTCTACTCTCAACCCTTTCACGGAAATCTCCAGATCCTTCCTCTCTACGGGCGCCTCTCCAAGGAGGAACAGGATGCAGTCTTCCCGCCGCCCCCCGAAGGAAAAACCAAGGTGGTGGTGGCGACAAATATCGCCGAAACCAGCATCACCATCAACGGGGTTACCCTGGTTATCGATAGTGGCCTGGCCAAGACAAACCACTACAACCCCCGAACCTATACCTCGGCGCTTATCGAAGGCCCCATCGCCCGGGCGGGAGCCGATCAGCGCAAAGGCAGGGCCGGAAGAACCCAGCCGGGGCGGTGCTACCGCCTCTATAGCAAACAGGATTACGAGAACCGGCCTCTTTTCCCGGAAGACGAAATATACCGGACCGACCTTTCCGAGGTTGTCCTGAGGATGGCCGAGCTGGGAATCAGGGATTTCGAGAACTTCGATTTTATCTCCTCTCCGGGCAGGGGAAACATCCTGGGAGCGGTCGAGACGCTCCGCCTGCTCGATGCCATCGATGACACAAGGGAACTCACCACCACAGGCCGAATGATGGCTGTCTTTCCCCTCCTGCCGCGCCACTCCCGGATCATTCTGGAAGCAATCAACCGCTTCCCCCAGGTTCTGGAGGAGGTGATCACGGCTGTGGCCTTTCTCACCTCGGCCACGCCCTTCATTCTGCCCCCGGGAGAGGAAGTAGAAGCCCGCCAGGCCCACCACCGGTACCGCGACGAGCTGGGAGATTTTGTGAGCTACCTGCGCCTTTTCGCCGGATACCAGGATGCCCGAAACCCTACAGCCTTCTGCCAGAGCCGCTACCTGGACCCCCGCACCATGGCAGAGATCGTCAACGTGCAAAAGCAACTCAAGGAGATCGTCTCGGACATGGACATCCCGGTTCTCGCCGGGGGGCCGAGGTCGGATTATCTCACGGCAATCGGCCGGGGTCTTATCCAGTTTGTCTGTATCCACACCGGCCGCGGCGTGTACCAGAGCCTGACGGCGGAGCGAATCCAGATTCACCCGGGGTCAGGACTCTTCCGGGAATCCCCTCCTTTTATCGTGGCAGGCGAGATCGTACGCACCAGCAAAACCTATGCACGCAGCGTCTCGCCCCTGAGAAAGGAATGGGTCCGGAAGATCTCGGAAGATCTGTACCGGGGACTCTGTACAGAGATAGCCGGGGGAGGCAAGAAGAAGGCACGGTCCGATGAAAACCATCCCGGGGAGAAACGCAGCGCCTCCCGGCGGGATACCACCTGGCAGATTCAGCTTGGCGAACACACGATTCCTCTGAAACCCTACAAGGGCAAGAAGAAAATAGCCTGCATTCCCTACGATACCCTCACCGCCCTGGGCCGCAAAGGAGAGACGATCCCCCGGGAAAGCTCCACCGGCGCTGTTCGCGTGCGGGTGGAGCTGGGCAAGCATTCCCTCCTGGAGGGGCTCAAGCTCTCGACCCTCCTGCGAATAGCGCCCTATCTGCCGGCGTCGCCGAAGATATGCGCCTCCTGGCCCGGTAAAGACGCCCTGGAGATGCCCGAAAAAGCGCCGGAGCTTCTGCGCTTCCTGGAAAACATCCTTGCTCTGGCGCCGGTGAAGCGGTCTCACCACCAGCTGGGGTTCATCGCGCTCTACTGTTCCCGGGACAGCCATTACTGGTTCAAGCCCAACCGGGGCTTTCTGAACGCCGTAGCCGAGAGCCTGGCCAGCCTGGAGCAACTCATCGACGAGCTCCAGGAGGCAAGTTGTCCCCCGGGCCAGATCGAAAAGGTGAGCGCCCTCTACCGCCGGCTCTCGCAGATTCTGGAGCAGGTCTGA
- a CDS encoding 3-dehydroquinate synthase: MNIAQLELGGASSRVSLVKPEEALVCDSPRGDSGGFEAVIVDENTARLLPKEGLPGIPSSHLVVPAGEACKDMAVLNYLLQEFARLGLRRDSAIAALGGGAVTDLAAFAASIYLRGIEVVLVPSSLLAMVDAAIGGKTGIDLEGYKNMVGTFYPAREVRLVPELLQTLSEREYRSGLAEVIKAALLDDPELLKILENEAPAVCGRDPSLLPELIRRAVLVKCRVVAEDFTEQGRRAHLNLGHTFGHALEACLGLGVWTHGEAVAWGIARAMDLGRAEGLTDPAWAERVEAILDRYGYPWRERPARAENITDAMAQDKKRRHDGVYFIVQTGPFATVQHPVPLERVRSLLE; the protein is encoded by the coding sequence ATGAATATTGCTCAGCTGGAACTGGGAGGAGCCTCTTCCCGGGTTTCTCTTGTGAAGCCTGAAGAGGCTCTTGTGTGTGATTCCCCCAGGGGTGATTCCGGGGGCTTCGAGGCTGTTATTGTCGATGAAAATACCGCCAGGCTCCTTCCGAAGGAAGGCCTCCCGGGCATTCCCTCCTCTCATCTTGTGGTCCCCGCCGGGGAAGCCTGCAAGGATATGGCCGTCTTGAACTATCTTCTCCAGGAGTTCGCCCGTCTGGGATTGCGTCGCGACAGCGCCATCGCTGCCCTGGGTGGGGGAGCTGTCACGGATCTTGCCGCCTTCGCGGCGAGCATCTATTTGCGGGGAATCGAGGTGGTGCTGGTTCCCTCATCGCTCCTGGCCATGGTCGATGCAGCGATCGGCGGCAAAACCGGGATCGATCTGGAAGGATACAAAAATATGGTGGGCACCTTTTACCCGGCTCGGGAAGTGCGCCTTGTCCCGGAGCTTCTGCAGACCCTGAGCGAGAGGGAATACCGCAGCGGTCTGGCCGAGGTGATCAAGGCGGCCTTGCTGGATGATCCGGAACTTCTGAAGATTCTTGAAAATGAGGCTCCGGCGGTGTGCGGGCGGGATCCGTCCCTGCTCCCGGAGCTGATCCGTCGGGCGGTCCTGGTAAAGTGCCGGGTGGTGGCCGAGGATTTCACCGAGCAGGGTCGCCGCGCTCACCTGAATCTGGGCCACACCTTTGGACACGCTCTGGAGGCGTGCCTTGGTCTTGGGGTCTGGACCCACGGAGAGGCCGTGGCCTGGGGAATCGCTCGTGCCATGGACCTGGGGCGGGCCGAGGGACTGACGGATCCAGCCTGGGCTGAACGGGTGGAGGCGATTCTGGACCGCTACGGGTATCCCTGGAGAGAGCGTCCTGCCAGGGCAGAAAATATCACAGATGCCATGGCCCAGGACAAGAAACGCCGCCACGATGGGGTATACTTTATCGTGCAGACCGGCCCCTTCGCAACGGTGCAGCACCCTGTGCCGCTGGAGCGGGTTCGGTCCCTCCTGGAATAG